Proteins from a genomic interval of Rosa chinensis cultivar Old Blush chromosome 2, RchiOBHm-V2, whole genome shotgun sequence:
- the LOC121051165 gene encoding uncharacterized protein LOC121051165 — protein sequence MSDTVRGSIEEPVLAVDYMEAIAEKFKESNKAEAARLSKEMNELKYTGSGGVRQHILKLTELNTRLRDLDLGVKDDQLVHNALDSLPPSFNTLRTSYNAQKESWTLNELIAICVDEESRMKKEKQPSTSVNLVEKPKKQNKFKPKKTIAKPSGNTAAAKDT from the exons ATGTCTGATACTGTGAGGGGTAGTATTGAAGAGCCTGTTTTGGCAGTTGACTATATGGAAGCAATAGCTGAAAAATTCAAGGAAAGCAATAAGGCTGAGGCAGCTAGACTTTCCAAGGAGATGAATGAGTTGAAGTATACTGGTAGTGGGGGTGTTAGGCAGCATATCTTGAAGCTCACTGAGCTAAACACTAGGCTCAGGGATTTAGATCTGGGAGTCAAGGATGACCAACTTGTCCACAATGCCTTAGATTCTCTACCACCTAGCTTCAATACCTTAAGAACTAGCTACAATGCACAGAAGGAGAGCTGGACCTTGAATGAGCTGATAGCTATTTGCGTGGATGAGGAGAGTagaatgaagaaagagaagcagcCCTCCACCTCtgtcaatttagttgaaaagccaaagaaacagaACAAATTCAAGCCTAAGAAAACTATAGCCAAGCCATCAGGAAATACTGCAGCAGCTAAA gacacatga